One window from the genome of Cryptomeria japonica chromosome 6, Sugi_1.0, whole genome shotgun sequence encodes:
- the LOC131068266 gene encoding small ribosomal subunit protein uS7c-like, whose amino-acid sequence MSCQSTVEKKIEKFDLIYHNRLVKMVINRILKHGKKSLSYQFFYQSLKKIQQKTEKNPLIVLRQAIQKLTPKLIVKSRSVSGSTYQVPIEIKKKEGKILAIRWLLESSRKRSGRNMHFKLSYEIMDVAKEKGNAICKKEEIHKMAESNKAFVHYH is encoded by the coding sequence ATGTCATGCCAAAGTACTGTAGAAAAGAAAATTGAGAAATTTGATCTGATTTATCATAATCGATTAGTTAAGATGGTCATTAACCGTATTCTTAAACACGGAAAAAAATCATTATCTTATCAATTTTTTTATCAATCTCTAAAAAAGATTCAACAAAAAACAGAGAAAAATCCACTAATTGTTCTACGTCAAGCAAtacaaaaattaactcccaaattGATAGTAAAATCAAGAAGTGTAAGTGGATCCACTTATCAAGTTCccattgaaataaaaaaaaaagaaggaaaaatactTGCTATTCGTTGGTTATTAGAATCATCTAGAAAACGTTCTGGTCGAAATATGCATTTCAAATTGAGTTACGAAATAATGGATGTTGCCAAAGAGAAAGGCAATGCTATATGCAAGAAGGAGGAGATTCATAAAATGGCAGAATCCAATAAAGCTTTTGTGCATTACCATTAA
- the LOC131876554 gene encoding NAD(P)H-quinone oxidoreductase subunit 2 A, chloroplastic-like yields the protein MKEFHLLLFYGSSIFPECILIFGLFLLLVINFISDQKKTTWFYFISLTSLVLSTTFLLFQWREEPTISFFGNFQTNNFNKIFQFLILLCSTLCIPLFVEYIQCTEMAVTEFLLFILTATLGGMFLCGANDVTTVFVSLECLSLCSYLFSGYTKRDVRSNEAIMKYLLMGGTSSSILIYGLSWLYGLSGRECELQEIANGLIFPLAELSIPIHSIFGSILKEKIGPSSI from the coding sequence ATGAAAGAATTTCATTTGCTTCTCTTCTATGGAAGTTCCATTTTTCCAGAATGTATCCTGATTTTCGGCCTATTCCTTCTTCTAGTGATCAACTTCATTTCTGATCAGAAAAAGACGACTTGGTTTTATTTCATCTCTTTAACCAGTTTAGTGCTAAGCACAACCTTTTTGCTATTTCAATGGAGAGAAGAACCTACAATCAGTTTTTTTGGTAATTTCCAAACAaacaattttaataaaatatttcagtTTCTAATTTTATTATGTTCCACTTTATGTATTCCTCTATTCGTGGAATACATTCAATGTACAGAAATGGCTGTAACAGAGTTTTTGCTTTTCATATTAACAGCTACTCTAGGAGGAATGTTTTTATGTGGTGCTAATGATGTAACAACTGTCTTCGTATCTTTAGAATGTTTAAGTCTATGTTCTTATCTATTTTCTGGATATACCAAAAGAGATGTACGGTCTAATGAGGCTATTATGAAATATTTACTTATGGGTGGAACAAGTTCTTCCATTCTTATTTATGGTCTTTCTTGGCTATATGGTCTATCTGGAAGAGAGTGTGAACTTCAAGAAATAGCCAATGGTCTTATCTTTCCTCTAGCCGAATTATCTATTCCCATCCATTCGATATTCGGCTCAATCTTAAAAGAAAAGATTGGGCCGAGTTCGATTTGA
- the LOC131035774 gene encoding ATP synthase epsilon chain, chloroplastic-like has translation MNLNLHVVTPNRVVWDSEVQEIILATNNGQMGVLPNHTALVTALDIGVMKIRLNAQWSTMALMGGFAMIDNNEITLLVNNVERGIDIDLQEARESFRLAATDRARAEGKRQAIEADVALKRARTRLEAADALLFR, from the coding sequence atgaacctaaaccttcatgTAGTCACTCCCAATCGAGTTGTTTGGGATTCAGAAGTTCAAGAAATAATATTAGCTACTAATAATGGTCAAATGGGTGTATTACCGAACCATACTGCACTTGTAACAGCTTTGGATATAGGAGTCATGAAGATACGACTCAATGCTCAGTGGTCCACTATGGCTTTGATGGGTGGTTTTGCCATGATAGACAATAACGAAATCACATTATTGGTAAATAATGTAGAAAGAGGTATTGATATTGATCTTCAAGAGGCTCGGGAAAGTTTTAGACTAGCTGCAACTGATCGTGCGCGAGCTGAAGGCAAGAGACAAGCAATCGAGGCTGATGTGGCTCTCAAAAGAGCTAGAACACGACTAGAGGCTGCTGATGCTCTTTTGTTCAGATAA